Within the Salvia hispanica cultivar TCC Black 2014 chromosome 4, UniMelb_Shisp_WGS_1.0, whole genome shotgun sequence genome, the region CGCTTTCCGACACGGCGTCTGATCAACTACCTTGCTTCTTTAGGAATAGCAGACCGCTTGACACACCTGTGCGGGCGACGAAGGAGAGGACTGTTTTACATGATGGGTTACCGCAACGTCAATGGTTGGTGTATTGGGCAAGTGATCCGACCACGGCTACTTGGGAGCCGACTTTGGAGCTCGCAAAGCATTTTCCAGCTCTCAACCTTGAGGCCAAGGTCGATCTCATCCGGGGGGGAGTTGATAGAGACCCCGACATGGAGACACCACAACCAAACGATGAGCAACCCAACCATGCACACGATGGCAGTATCGAACAAGAGGCAACAACGAGCAAGTCAAGAGGAAGAGCTGAAAGCGCCATTCGCAACAAGAAAGACCGTCCAAAGCGTGCGGCGCCGAGGCCGGCGCGTTTCAGAGATTACACGACTTACTGAAGATGGAGATGAAGTAGTTGttaagttattttattttattattgctATGATTTTATATCCTTTTTGAACGCTTATTTTTAGTATAGATTTTGATAAatcttttcgggttttcttcttgattctttcccgaatTGTAGAGTCGAATCAAGGAGGGTCCGATCTCTATAAATACTAGAGATCATTAGAGAGTCAGAAAATCATCGAGaagtaagaaataaaagaTCTTTTTCTCAAAACCTTAGTTCTTCACAAACCCTAGCGCGGCTTGGGTGTTGTTTCGTTCCTTCTTTTTCATACAAAACAGGTGCTCCGATCTCCGATAGGCACTCAGCGCCTATCAACCCCACAAAAGTAAGTGCAAATTCGAcatcatgaattttaatgaatttttgcTGTTGGAccaacatttatatattttctctaattcttctttttaaattGAGATGGTTTTCGCCATGTTTCTGGATTAAAAATTCACTAAAAGGTGATATTTGTGTGAAATTTCTCTCACCAAATAAGAACTTTTTGAATggacataaatttaaatatacaattagTAAAGCAAgtgaataaagaaaaagtgggtggaaataatgttaatgGATAGTGATGTTaacattattagtagtgtaaaatatttacgaaaattgaaataaaaattatcaaattttattatccaAACATCGTCGGAGCATATGTAATTGAGATTTCGTTGGAATCCTTTAGGGGTGTGCACTtgggtttcggttcggtttttcgcccaaaccgaaccaaacctgAAAAACCAAATTTAGGCTAAAACtgaaaccgaaccgaaccgaaaaaccaaaaaccgaacttaaaaaaccgaaccaaaccgaaaaaactaaaatttaaaaagaaaaccgaaaaaccgaaataaatagtatatattaatatatatatatatatagggatgtaatcaattgctaactaattaccaatcccaaactaagaccaattttcaaccattagattagaagatcttgtggttaatataatgccaagtgtaatatattttaaatttaaataattattaattaaatcgagtTTTATTAATCGccaaatcctatatgtaggaattataactaactactttctctctcttcaaaatcatcttcaaatctttaaatttacgtaattctctcaatttaaattattttttcgcaaaaaatatatcaaattaaagataatttaatatggattccaacgagatctcaattatTATGTTCCAACAGACGCTCGATacgatgaaatttgatattttttatttagttttcgtaaatgttaaTAACctgatttttatcaacaaatacatcaaaatctcaataaaaccatgtaaaaatctcaataaatatgtgttgatattttcttgtaataGTGTTATATTCTTACGTCATATCATTATATTCAAATACACcacataaaaaaacacccacgaaaattatcatatcataacataatgacgatattactcttttattgatattttgtctactatttattgagatttgtgagttttaatctcatccacttattttaaaatccaagggtggagatttagtcttgattttggattagggtgctataagcattagaataggaccctatatatatatataaatttattttattttatatatactaatagaatataaatatataatataaaattaatagaatatatataatacatattatataaaaatatattaaaataatatatattatataaatgataaaatatactaaattaatagaataaataaatatatatatatatatatatatatatataatattatatttaaaatataattcggtttttcggttatTTTTTCCGcgcaaaccgaaccgaactgaaaaacagaaattttagtattttcaaaagcgaaccgaatttcaaaatttcggtttggtttggttcggatattcggtttccggtttttttgctcacccctagAATCCTTACAAAAgtacatttaatttgttactatattttttgcaaaaaataatttaaattgagatatttacgtaaattttaaattttaagatgatattgatgagaGAGTAAGTAGTTAATTTTAACTAATCTTATAtaagaattgacattaatacatttttattttatttattaattaattaaatttaaaatataagtaattcACTTAACattatctatttttagtaagtcAACAcatactctctcttactttattctctctccatctctcaacctttttcatttcttgctttattcttcttttacttaacccacttaacataatttttttttaattttcgtgccaaaaaaaagaaatgtttccactactatggaacggtgGGAATACTATATAAGGACGAGCATAGGGCATATGTTCAAAGGCATCTTGGATTTTTTCCTTTGAATtgaagtattgaaaaataaaaagtttcataatttaaaaataatgagctaaaataaaaatagtttatattttttttggaggccaaaagagtagtatttttctatttagaTAACTTTTTTACATAGATCACCTCATAGGCCCATAACCTCAGTGGGCTCAGCTCGACAATAAACTCCCAGTTCAAATCTATTACTTCAAATGGCGGGCTTCTACAATGCCAATTATTTACAAAGCCCAAAATTGAGCCCTAATTATTTcctgaatttaaatttttgcttaatcattgaataattatttccttttcagCCCTAAAtcgaatattttatatattcttcAGCCGTCATTGACCATTTAAAATGGGCTTAATGTCTTATTTAGCATAATTGTAGAAGTGCCACAAATTTTGcagcatattttattatacatgGGTCAATGATTGAATATGTATCGCTCTAGCATAATTGTAGAAGTGCCAAAAGTTTTGCTGCATAGTTTATTATTACATGGGTCAatgattaatatataaatattgaggagtgttatattgctaacttataatttaattgctaactacgacaaaatagaaaatctactTTAGTGGCTCCTTGAAGCTTAACTGATCAACCTTATGCACACAACACAATCACAAACCCCAACATatgggagaaataaggggatTTTACATTGGTGCATATCGACATTAGATCCAGAGCTAGGATTATCCATTAGGTGTAGCATTGGCAAAACTCTACTCTATTGTAAGCATATGCATAACCTTTCACCAATCAAgacaattttgtaaattactcctatttttgaATCCAATAACACTCTAGAAGCAACCGAATAGCACTGTAATACACTTGTAAAAGCAAAAAGGTCTTAGGTCCAGCGGAATTAAAGCTtgatcattaaaaaaaaaacctccaGAAACGGTTTGTTTATTGTGGCGGATGTCGTGAACGGTAGCGGAAATTTTCCAGTAGAGCGGGCGACCGACATAGAAGAGTATCAAAGCCAACACCGCCACCAGCAAAAAGCGGAATGTGAGCTTGGCTGTAGAAGACGCCATTGTTTTCTCACTCTGGTTTGTGTGTTTGGGCGTCGGTGATACAGAGAGGATTTAAACGTGTTATATATACTCCGCTATTCGGTGGAAATTTAAAAACgctctttatatattatagtagAAATTAATATGACAAGAAATTGAGATTAGTTTGATATAGTAATATAAGGAGCtataaaaattggaaaataagaaataaaattcgagATATTAGTACAAAAATCTTGTAGATCTAGAATTAAGTGTTACTCCTACAATTTACAGATAAATAgtaattttcatcttttttcgATGTGGATATGGTATTACCGTATTAGGTTAATTACTTAACCACGTAATTAGCATGATATATAGATACATTATGTTTAGAGCATCTCTAATGGTACATATGCCAGCAATcggccagccactctctctccctgccacgtcagcagcactaaaaatccacctgccacatcagatttaggccaaccgcaataaaaataatttaaaatatactacatttacggaattaaaattacgattaaattacggaattaaatttacgagacatatacgggaaaattcattaattgcattaaaaaaaaggtgcatagataaaaaaattacataataaagaaaaaaaacacaaattacgaaattaaacacaaaatacggaattaaatttacgacagaTATACTggaaaaattcgttaattttatttaaataaaaaaaagtacattaactaaaaatcaaaaaaattacataataaaaaaaatccggacttccacacacgagccaccgcgccactctactcctcactaatttattaaaaaactacattaaaaaatgttagtatgccttgaatccgttatagtttgccgctagttgttgctcttgtacagaaatttagagatagagaaaatcgcgtttatatagtttttcaaaaattaaaattaaaaataaaaaaaattaaaaaatagcgctggccgatcggcatgccacaatggcggccagcgccatcaaatcggctagcccacgccgaaaTTTTTGCCGATTTTCCGCTGGCcgcctccaatggttcggctagccgattggTCAGCGCCGCGAATCAGCTAGCcagtcgctagccgaccattggagatgctcttaataTTCAAAAGGGAAACAATGTGTTTATAAACGATTTCTTGGGGAATATATTAATATCGAAGTTTTGACCTCACTTATANNNNNNNNNNNNNNNNNNNNNNNNNNNNNNNNNNNNNNNNNNNNNNNNNNNNNNNNNNNNNNNNNNNNNNNNNNNNNNNNNNNNNNNNNNNNNNNNNNNNATGTCACTATTAGCAAGcaatatatcatcaacatacaaaaccaaaaatatgaacttgctCCCACTAACCTTGAGGTATATACCGTTGGGAATTCTTGTATTCATCTAATGAGCGCAGCGGAAATTGCATACAAGAATAACAGATCtagattcataattatattgcaagttgagcatgtaaaacacaacggaactaaatcttacttgttgtgttgttttcttcTGTGATTGAATCCTGCAAGTTGAATCCACTACTATCGAGGTCCACGTGCAATCCAATCCGATGCAGGAACTATCCCGGTACAATTGCTCCGTAGAAGAATGCTAGGAATTCTCTCTACAAAGCTTTacgtattttctctctaatgttaCCCTATTTCTCATCCTCCACTATGGAGAATAAATAACCATTATATAGATGAAGAGTCACTAGGGTTTCATGATTGTTGGGCTTAtggactaatataattatagcccaactataattaattaatccatattAATCTAATTCTAGCCCATTTCCTTTCAATCTCCCACTTGGACTAGCATTAGATATAATACGCAGTTCCAACTTTGTACCCTTGAGCGGATCAAAATACACTTATAGTGTGACCCTTTAGGCCCTCATTATCGACGACGATCTAATCGAAGTCTGCACAAAACTCCTAGACTGCGTTGGCAGCGTAGCTCGATATATGAAGGACGTTTACGTGAATTCGGTAAACAAGCCTTTACATAAAGTTTATAGTAATATCCTTTCATTCACGAACCACCCGATTGAGCCTAAGATTTGTCATGTGTCATCCAAATAGCTCAATCACTTTATCtcatctttattaaatgacCCATTCGAtcatattcaattactttaaTCGAATATATCTTTGCATTGGCCAATGACTTAGTGGTCAAGTAATATAGAGAATTTGAGTGTTCTCTCGAAATTCTAATCGAGGAATGAATCTCATTCTTGGCTCAActaccattttcatttatcttatGATGTACCCAACACAAGTCCGTGTCTTAATCCTCCGAGGGGAGGCAAAGCGTTGTACAAGGTCAAAGCACACcactcaacaaacaaaatgtgtAATGACCTCAGATCCAAGGACTATTACATACTTCATGCACTAATAAACTGTAGACACTTAACAAAACAGTTTAATAGTAGGGTATACCAATACTCTCCAAAGTATACCATGTGTCCATCACGAGTATCAAATATCTCATAGTTGTGAGAACAACTACATTCTCGAAGAATGTGATGCAAACCCCATGCTAACCTATAACATATCATCAATATCCCATTCTTGATGATCATTGGTTAGGgctattttagaattatactATATCATTAATGTCTCACACCATTAACGACAGTCATAATTCAAGGGAAcaaatatttagaataaaGACAAACATTTAAACAATTATTCCAATAAGTGCACAAAAcccatagaaaataaaattttcatagaaTGTGATCAAGTAATATTGTCTCAACACAAATGTTTCTAAGACATATAAAACTTTAACTCCCACTGATTCAAAGCCATCTACCAACATGCTTAACACCTAAGCTCTCAAAGTGCTTGTTGTGTTTTGCTATACATAACGGTTTAGTGAAAGGATCAGCTAAATTATCATCAGTGGGTactctttctaattttatgtctcctctttcaattatttctcTGATCAGATGATATCTTCTAGGAACATGCTTGTTCCTGTTCGTAGCTCTGGGTTCTTTTGCTTGCGCAACAGCACCAGTGTTGTCACAGTACAAAGGTATTGCACTACTGGCACTCGGAACGACACCCAGTTCCTTAACGAACTCTAACAAAGCAACAACTTCTTTGGCAGCTTCAGATGCAGCAATATACTCGGCTTCGGTGGTGGAATCGGCAGTTGTACCTTGTTTGGAACTATTCCAACTCACTGCTCCACCATTGAGGATAAAAACATATCCAGACTGAGACTTATAGTCGTCATGGTCTGTTTGGAAACTAGCATCAGTATACCCAGTAACTGATAACTCTGGTTGTCCACCATAGACTAAGAAATATTCTTTAGTCCTTCTAAGGTACTTAAGAATAGTCTTAACAGTTTTCCAATGTTCCTCACCGGGATTTTGCTGAAATCTGCCTGTCATGCTAAGCGCATAGGCCACATCTGGCCTAGTAGATATCATGGCATACATAATAGATCCTATAGCCGAAGCATATGGGATCCTCTTCATGTTGTCTCTTTCTTTGTCATTAGAAGGACAATCCTTCTTTGACAATACAATGCCATGTCCCATAGGAAGAAAACCTTTCTTAGAATTCTCCATTGAGAAGCGCCTTAACAACTTGTCTATGTAAGTGGATTGTGATAATCCTAACATCCTATTTGGTCTATCTCGATAGATCTTAATTCCAAGGATATAGGAAGCATCACCCAGATCCTTCATCATAAAGGATCTAGACAACCATTCTTTCACGGATTGCATCATGGAACGATCGCTTCCCATAATCAAGatgtcatcaacatatatgatAAGGTATACGACGTTTCCATTTTCGCGTTTACTATAAACACATGGATCCTCTTTGCTTCTGACAAAACCAAACGATTTGATTGTTCtgtcaaaacaaatattccaACTCCTCGAAGCTTGCTTAAGTCCATAAATGGACTTCTTTAGCTTGCACACTGCATTCGGCCTTTCTTTCGATACAAAACCTTCAGGTTGTGTCATATAGACATCGCCTTCTAATTCTCCATTGAGAAATGCGGTTTTGACATCCATTTGCCAAATATCAAAGTTGTAGTATGCAGCTATTGCAAGTAATATCCTAATGGACTTGATCTTAGCAACTGGCGAAAAGGTTTCATCATAGTCAATTAAGATCTATCGAGATAGACCAAATAGGATGTTAGGATTATCACAATCCACTTACATAGACAAGTTGTTAAGGCGCTTCTCAATGGAGAATTCTAAGAAAGGTTTTCTTCCTATGGGACATGGCATTGTATTGTCAAAGAAGGATTGTCCTTCTAATGACAAAGAAAGAGACAACATGAAGAGGATCCCATATGCTTCGGCTATAGGATCTATTATGTATGCCATGATATCTACTAGGCCAGATGTGGCCTATGCGCTTAGCATGACAGGCAGATTTCAGCAAAATCCCGGTGAGGAACATTGGAAAACTGTTAAGACTAGGTGGACAACCAGAGTTATCAGTTACTGGGTATACTGATGCTAGTTTCCAAACAGACCATGACGACTATAAGTCTCAGTCTGGATATGTTTTTATCCTCAATGGTGGAGCAGTGAGTTGGAATAGTTCCAAACAAGGTACAACTGCCGATTCCACCACCGAAGCCGAGTATATTGCTGCATCTGAAGCTGCCAAAGAAGTTGTTGCTTTGTTAGAGTTCGTTAAGGAACTGGGTGTCGTTCCGAGTGCCAGTAGTGCAATACCTTTGTACTGTGACAACACTGGTGCTGTTGCGCAAGCAAAAGAACCCAGAGCTACGAACAGGAACAAGCATGTTCCTAGAAGATATCATCTGATCAgagaaataattgaaagaggcgacataaaattagaaagagtACCCACTGATGATAATTTAGCTGATCCTTTCACTAAACCGTTATGTATAGCAAAACACAACAAGCACTTTGAGAGCTTAGGTGTTAAGCATGTTGGTAGATGGCTTTGAATCAGTGGGAGTTAAAGTTTTATATGTCttagaaacattttgtattgAGACAATATTACTTGATCACAttctatgaaaattttattttctatgggTTTTGTGCACTTATTGGAATAATTGTTTAAATGTTTGTCtttattctaaatatttgTTCCCTTGAATTATGACTGTCGTTAATGGTGTGAGACATTAATGATATagtataattctaaaatagcCCTAACCAATGATCATCAAGAATGGGATATTGATGATATGTTATAGGTTAGCATGGGGTTTGCATCACATTCTTCGAGAATGTAGTTGTTCTCACAACTATGAGATATTTGATACTCGTGATGGACACATGGTATACTTTGGAGAGTATTGGTATACCCTACTATTAAACTGTTTTGTTAAGTGTCTACAGTTTATTAGTGCATGAAGTATGTAATAGTCCTTGGATCTGAGGTCATTacacattttgtttgttgagtgGTGTGCTTTGATCTTGTCCAACGCTTTGCCTCCCAAA harbors:
- the LOC125221414 gene encoding secreted RxLR effector protein 161-like; the protein is MKRIPYASAIGSIMYAMISTRPDVAYALSMTGRFQQNPGEEHWKTVKTILKYLRRTKEYFLVYGGQPELSVTGYTDASFQTDHDDYKSQSGYVFILNGGAVSWNSSKQGTTADSTTEAEYIAASEAAKEVVALLEFVKELGVVPSASSAIPLYCDNTGAVAQAKEPRATNRNKHVPRRYHLIREIIERGDIKLERVPTDDNLADPFTKPLCIAKHNKHFESLGVKHVGRWL